One segment of Nostoc piscinale CENA21 DNA contains the following:
- a CDS encoding response regulator: MKPINVVIIENENISRVGAAAILSETGKIQVCGLAKTGKKGIEIVDQQKPDIVVINIDLPDINGTDVISLIKCKHTSIKIVVMTANSSRDTINAAINNGADCYYCKNNAREEVGERFIEAVMAAYNNESWIDPTINRILIDNLRSNDTADRDSLDLLSDFSNKEITVLKLAAGGMKNNEIANVMYVSEGTVRSYLHNSFIKLGVKDRLNAIREAMRLGILSFADMKIEEEVTQETHTRVKTNQNSQKDTTKTSNKGYKGWVA; this comes from the coding sequence ATGAAACCTATTAATGTTGTCATCATTGAAAATGAGAACATATCTAGGGTTGGCGCGGCAGCGATATTATCTGAAACTGGTAAAATCCAGGTATGTGGCCTTGCTAAAACCGGAAAAAAAGGAATAGAAATTGTTGACCAACAAAAGCCAGATATCGTGGTGATAAATATTGATTTACCTGATATCAATGGCACTGATGTCATAAGTTTAATTAAATGCAAACACACATCAATTAAAATAGTGGTGATGACTGCAAATAGCAGCAGAGACACTATTAACGCAGCAATTAATAATGGCGCAGACTGCTACTACTGTAAAAATAATGCCAGAGAAGAAGTAGGAGAAAGATTCATTGAAGCAGTAATGGCTGCATACAATAACGAATCATGGATTGACCCAACTATTAATCGCATTTTGATTGATAATCTGAGGTCAAATGACACAGCCGATAGAGATTCACTAGATTTGTTAAGTGATTTCTCTAATAAAGAAATTACAGTTCTCAAATTAGCGGCTGGTGGTATGAAAAATAATGAAATTGCCAATGTCATGTATGTTTCCGAAGGTACAGTCAGGTCATATTTACATAATTCATTTATCAAGTTAGGAGTCAAAGATAGATTAAACGCTATCCGCGAAGCTATGCGCCTGGGAATCCTCAGCTTTGCAGACATGAAAATCGAAGAAGAAGTTACTCAAGAAACCCATACAAGAGTCAAAACCAACCAAAATAGTCAAAAGGATACAACTAAAACGAGTAATAAGGGATACAAAGGCTGGGTTGCTTAG
- a CDS encoding DUF6753 family protein encodes MTNIAKVVEKVIAEYSEEKKAEVTDWILKLGVRPDDPLFNLYAELGTTQFALQQLPGRLDSLVVGWADMVDDKLNSASKVAIQQQKNAIAQAAKDLIKMTKQAGGALPLLGISNWRLAQVAGVLGFVLALGSAIGVFTYKTIAGSVTFQQAASGSAILQPEDKKLLDWAKSNEGKVARSIYVRNAAIIKTCRRQKKYSGGCIIAVD; translated from the coding sequence ATGACCAATATTGCAAAAGTTGTTGAAAAAGTTATTGCAGAATATTCTGAAGAAAAGAAAGCAGAGGTCACTGATTGGATACTTAAATTAGGTGTTCGACCTGATGACCCCTTGTTTAACCTATACGCGGAACTAGGTACAACCCAATTTGCGTTGCAGCAGCTACCTGGTAGGCTTGACTCGCTTGTGGTGGGTTGGGCTGACATGGTGGACGATAAGTTAAATAGTGCTTCTAAGGTGGCAATACAGCAACAAAAAAATGCGATCGCCCAAGCCGCTAAGGATTTAATTAAGATGACTAAGCAAGCTGGTGGCGCATTGCCTCTCTTGGGCATAAGTAATTGGCGATTGGCACAAGTAGCGGGAGTGTTGGGTTTTGTACTGGCTTTGGGATCTGCAATTGGTGTTTTTACATACAAGACTATTGCTGGAAGTGTAACTTTTCAGCAGGCGGCTTCTGGATCTGCCATTTTACAACCCGAAGATAAAAAGCTTCTGGATTGGGCTAAGTCCAATGAAGGTAAGGTAGCACGTAGTATTTATGTTAGAAACGCTGCCATTATTAAAACTTGCCGTCGGCAGAAGAAGTATTCAGGTGGCTGCATAATTGCAGTTGATTAA
- a CDS encoding chromosome partitioning protein ParA, translating to MPQKNKEQPAMSNNTSSNTNGKPQKRLIIITGDKGGVGKSTFARVIFQLYINKNLPCVAYEADLRNPQIERYFQKDYRPIIRYIDIFHRGGADDLLINLDESDCPITLLDLPAQSGGFFESYVKELAFFEVLKTEINCRVTMVSVISRVLDSINVLEKLRELCKDQVDYIVVKNLFHGEEEKFERYNDSSLRQNLLAEGLIELVMPDLFYKSYDFLDRHALTFNEGQTHKETNIVIKSRIKSWLAEFEAQIKPAFNLLGFDIQPDDCYYPAVVEKSKELRENEEKEKAKNQDANLPSQDIAA from the coding sequence ATGCCCCAAAAAAATAAAGAACAACCAGCCATGTCAAATAATACTTCCTCTAATACTAATGGTAAGCCTCAAAAGCGACTGATAATTATAACAGGTGATAAAGGTGGCGTAGGTAAAAGTACCTTTGCACGAGTAATATTTCAACTTTACATTAATAAAAATTTACCCTGTGTTGCTTATGAGGCTGACTTAAGGAATCCTCAGATAGAAAGATATTTTCAAAAAGATTACCGCCCTATAATACGTTATATTGATATTTTTCATAGAGGTGGTGCTGACGATTTATTAATTAATCTAGATGAGAGTGATTGTCCTATCACATTATTAGACTTGCCAGCACAATCTGGAGGTTTCTTTGAAAGTTATGTCAAAGAGCTTGCATTTTTTGAAGTTCTGAAAACTGAAATTAATTGTCGAGTAACAATGGTTTCAGTGATTAGTAGAGTTCTTGACTCTATAAATGTTTTAGAAAAACTTCGTGAACTTTGTAAAGACCAAGTAGATTATATTGTAGTCAAAAATCTATTTCATGGTGAAGAAGAAAAATTTGAGCGATATAATGATTCTTCTCTACGTCAAAATCTGCTTGCAGAAGGTCTGATAGAACTTGTAATGCCAGATTTATTCTACAAGTCTTATGACTTTCTTGACCGCCATGCTTTAACCTTTAATGAAGGACAGACTCATAAAGAAACAAATATTGTAATTAAGTCAAGAATTAAATCTTGGCTTGCTGAGTTTGAAGCGCAAATTAAGCCAGCATTTAATTTATTGGGTTTTGATATACAACCAGATGACTGTTACTATCCAGCAGTTGTGGAAAAGTCTAAAGAGCTTAGAGAAAACGAAGAAAAAGAGAAAGCTAAAAACCAAGATGCAAATTTACCATCTCAAGATATAGCTGCTTAA
- a CDS encoding Rpn family recombination-promoting nuclease/putative transposase, whose protein sequence is MSEVRADYDGAWKEGVEQYFEAFLAFFFPEIQAEIDWERGYEFLEKELQQLVRESEIGKQFVDKLIKVWLKDGKETWLLIHLEIQSQVDTNFPKRMFSYHYRIFDRYNQEVVSLAILGDNQANWRPQEYSYGRWGCRLSLQFPIVKLLDYESRWSELEQSDSPFAVLVMAHLRTQATTQDLAGRLQWKLSLIKRMYELGYSRDKIQQIFRLLDRLMTLPPELDLNFQAELERFEAEQKMTYITSVERIGIAKATQKYIAQILTIRFKDVPTELVEKLNELYDIELLNQLLEKAVTTGSISEFGQQLSQENTDT, encoded by the coding sequence ATGAGTGAAGTACGAGCTGATTATGATGGTGCTTGGAAGGAAGGTGTAGAACAATATTTTGAAGCGTTTCTTGCATTCTTTTTTCCAGAGATTCAAGCAGAAATTGATTGGGAACGGGGCTATGAATTCCTTGAGAAAGAACTTCAGCAGTTGGTGAGAGAATCTGAAATTGGTAAGCAATTTGTCGATAAGCTAATCAAAGTTTGGCTAAAAGATGGAAAGGAAACTTGGTTGCTTATTCATCTGGAAATCCAAAGCCAAGTAGATACCAACTTCCCTAAACGGATGTTTTCTTACCACTACAGAATCTTTGATCGTTATAACCAAGAAGTTGTTAGCTTGGCAATTCTAGGAGATAATCAAGCCAACTGGCGACCACAAGAATATAGTTATGGTCGTTGGGGATGTCGCTTGAGTCTTCAGTTTCCCATTGTGAAACTACTGGACTATGAATCTCGTTGGTCAGAATTGGAACAAAGTGATAGTCCTTTTGCTGTACTGGTGATGGCGCACCTGCGGACACAAGCCACAACTCAAGATTTAGCAGGCCGATTGCAATGGAAGTTGAGCTTAATTAAACGAATGTATGAGTTAGGCTATAGTAGAGATAAAATCCAGCAAATCTTCCGGTTGCTAGATAGATTAATGACTCTACCACCGGAGTTAGACTTAAATTTTCAAGCCGAATTAGAGCGTTTTGAGGCTGAACAGAAAATGACATACATAACAAGCGTAGAACGCATAGGTATAGCAAAAGCTACCCAGAAATATATTGCTCAAATCCTAACAATTCGATTTAAAGATGTTCCTACTGAATTAGTAGAAAAACTAAATGAATTATATGACATTGAGTTATTGAATCAATTGTTAGAAAAAGCCGTAACTACAGGTTCAATATCTGAGTTTGGGCAACAATTAAGTCAAGAAAATACAGATACATAG
- a CDS encoding helix-turn-helix domain-containing protein, producing MPHLQILNSLEKQALEHIAATSSDEVSKRAKILLGLNEGKKYVALAQEIGVTENSIAKWKKRWTSSTILSETQESAIAKANEVLGVNVGRPKKCKSTEASKIVEISEWSKNRKPSRSKHHYHMQVAEEAARRGLPTLSPRSIGRILEAQP from the coding sequence ATGCCTCATCTTCAGATATTAAATTCCCTTGAAAAACAAGCACTAGAACACATAGCGGCAACGAGCAGCGATGAAGTTAGCAAAAGAGCGAAAATTCTGCTAGGGCTAAACGAAGGCAAAAAATATGTAGCTTTAGCCCAAGAGATTGGTGTAACCGAAAACTCAATAGCAAAGTGGAAGAAAAGATGGACATCAAGTACCATCTTGTCAGAAACCCAGGAGTCAGCGATCGCAAAAGCTAATGAAGTATTGGGTGTCAACGTAGGCAGACCTAAGAAGTGCAAAAGTACAGAGGCAAGCAAAATTGTCGAAATCAGCGAATGGAGCAAGAACCGAAAACCTAGTCGCTCAAAGCACCACTACCATATGCAGGTAGCAGAAGAAGCCGCTAGGAGAGGTTTACCAACACTATCGCCAAGAAGTATAGGACGCATTTTAGAAGCTCAACCTTAA
- a CDS encoding AAA family ATPase, which produces MLRYKEYTWLIGKLNVGKNVNLWGKQGIGKTFTVKNCLLKDIALKSVYLNLEYPFSVAHLFDVIPMSFNLYYQQDWQNIVSELSNGLNRLLVIDNFDRLHFVSDNFSNDLLRLQQLAQLENFSLLLISRLPLRCFHFTGFANCFEELELNETNTWTFGK; this is translated from the coding sequence ATGTTACGTTATAAAGAATATACTTGGTTGATTGGTAAACTAAATGTAGGCAAGAATGTTAATTTATGGGGTAAACAAGGTATTGGTAAAACTTTTACTGTTAAAAACTGTTTGCTCAAAGATATTGCTTTAAAATCTGTTTATCTTAATCTTGAATATCCTTTTAGTGTAGCTCATCTATTTGATGTTATTCCTATGAGTTTTAATTTGTACTACCAGCAGGATTGGCAAAATATAGTAAGCGAATTATCTAATGGATTAAATAGACTACTTGTGATTGATAATTTTGATAGATTGCACTTTGTGAGCGATAATTTTAGCAATGATTTATTGAGATTACAACAGTTGGCTCAACTAGAAAATTTTTCTTTACTATTAATATCTCGGCTGCCGCTAAGATGTTTTCATTTTACGGGTTTTGCTAACTGTTTTGAAGAATTGGAATTAAACGAAACTAATACTTGGACTTTTGGAAAGTAG